One segment of Anser cygnoides isolate HZ-2024a breed goose chromosome 5, Taihu_goose_T2T_genome, whole genome shotgun sequence DNA contains the following:
- the ZNF770 gene encoding zinc finger protein 770 gives MLKVQQCVTANRIPKKKPYICDTCYKQFETPSKLARHYLIHTGQKPFECHVCHKMFRQLVHLERHQLTHNLPFKCIVCHRNFKNLITFLKHQQLHNANYQNDIKQAEKSMDSEQDRVVCGIFRCSVCWKSFTTEERWMLHQCLKADHLHGTRRRKKTHACESCNKTFPSRSKLERHFLIHTGQKPFKCSSCGKSFRQSTHLKIHQLTHTEERPFQCCFCQKGFKIQSKLMKHKQLHARNKTVPSIKYKGKTPKYLRPQKLLEGKMDSFENDPYKSQENDPRDVCSICIVPFQCPMCNQCFETEQVLKLHKCCYLRDGKSSNNCTTAFSHAVSMKNRILMKLKHTGGKASDFSVTGRKKMKSGYFKSPDLVAVRDQRSDKNASTKFFKDCCSKLDMHKAVSNRTKRMFAMPLSWQEHLQPLEVGINLKGMLTGEHMLNIDDSVHNKDDAFYGSSDNGFFDNPEVLRCAFSAPTKNIHNRHKVCKCDRCEKIFPSSSKLQRHYLIHTGQKPFGCNVCGKTFRQSAHLKRHQLTHTEKNPYRSSVCQVEFENLNKLFNHRGDHIEFKSSQPVGYSGYSQTPSQAAGFQDFELIQSNQAAEIKVEIESGDFVLDTSRRNTQPYLCSKLLETEQSCYSYWHDFSDGIEKSHVKKVYQCSICFKTFKSPSKLERHYLMHAGQKPFECSVCGKNFRQSPHLKRHHLTHFKERLKLSSTEQHQGNILFSLKLDAVP, from the coding sequence atgttaaaagtacAGCAGTGTGTAACAGCTAACAGGATACCCAAGAAAAAGCCATATATTTGTGACACTTGCTATAAACAGTTTGAAACTCCATCGAAATTAGCTAGGCATTATCTGATACATACTGGTCAAAAGCCATTTGAATGTCACGTGTGCCATAAAATGTTTAGGCAGTTAGTCCATCTGGAGAGGCATCAATTAACCCATAACCTGCCTTTTAAGTGTATTGTTTGTCACAGAAACTTCAAAAACTTAATTACTTTCTTGAAGCATCAGCAGCTTCACAATGCAAATTATCAGAATGATAtcaagcaagcagaaaaatctATGGATTCCGAGCAAGACAGGGTCGTTTGTGGCATATTTCGATGTTCTGTGTGCTGGAAGTCTTTTACAACTGAAGAGAGGTGGATGCTGCATCAGTGCCTCAAGGCAGATCATCTGCATGGTaccagaaggagaaagaaaactcatGCTTGTGAATCGTGTAACAAGACATTTCCTTCAAGATCTAAGCTAGAAAGACACTTCCTTATTCACACTGGCCAGAAACCTTTTAAGTGTTCTTCATGTGGTAAATCTTTCAGACAGTCAACCCATTTGAAAATCCATCAgctcacacacacagaagaaaggccttttcagtgctgcttttgtcAGAAGGGgtttaaaatacagagcaaaCTCATGAAGCACAAACAGCTCCATGCCAGAAATAAGACTGTCCCCAGTATCAAATACAAAGGAAAGACTCCTAAATATCTCAGACCACAGAAACTGTTGGAAGGAAAGATGGATAGTTTTGAGAATGACCCTTACAAGTCCCAGGAGAATGACCCACGTGATGTTTGTTCAATTTGTATTGTACCCTTTCAGTGTCCAATGTGCAACCAGTGTTTTGAAACAGAGCAGGTTCTAAAATTGCACAAATGTTGTTACCTGAGAGATGGCAAAAGTTCAAATAACTGCACAACAGCTTTCAGCCATGCAGTCAGCATGAAAAATAGGATCCTGATGAAGCTGAAGCATACTGGAGGAAAGGCATCAGATTTTTCTGTGActggcaggaagaaaatgaaatcaggtTACTTTAAAAGTCCTGACCTGGTTGCAGTTAGAGATCAGCGTTCTGATAAGAATGCTTCCACTAAATTTTTCAAGGACTGCTGTAGCAAGCTTGACATGCACAAAGCAGTTAGTAATCGGACGAAAAGAATGTTTGCCATGCCATTATCTTGGCAAGAGCACCTACAACCTCTCGAAGTaggaattaatttaaaaggtaTGCTTACCGGTGAGCACATGTTAAACATCGATGATTCAGTGCATAATAAGGATGATGCTTTTTATGGTTCATCAGATAATGGCTTCTTTGATAATCCAGAAGTACTTCGCTGTGCTTTTTCAGCTCCTActaaaaatatacataacaGACACAAAGTGTGTAAATGTGACAGATGTGAAAAAATCTTTCCATCTTCATCCAAACTTCAAAGACATTATCTTATACACACGGGACAGAAGCCCTTTGGCTGTAATGTTTGTGGGAAGACATTTAGACAGTCAGCTCACTTAAAAAGACATCAGCTCACCCATACTGAAAAGAACCCCTATAGAAGCTCTGTTTGCCAGGTAGAATTTGAAAATCTGAACAAACTTTTCAATCATCGGGGAGATCACATTGAATTTAAGTCTTCGCAGCCTGTGGGTTATTCGGGTTATTCTCAAACACCTTCACAGGCAGCTGGCTTTCAAGATTTTGAGCTGATTCAATCAAACCAAGCAGCTGAAATCAAAGTTGAAATTGAGTCAGGGGACTTTGTTCTCGACACCAGCAGGAGAAACACACAGCCTTATTTGTGTAGTAAATTGTTGGAAACAGAGCAAAGCTGTTACAGTTATTGGCATGATTTTTCTGACGGGATTGAAAAAAGTCATGTTAAGAAAGTGTATCAGTGCAGTATCTGCTTTAAAACTTTCAAATCGCCTTCTAAGCTTGAAAGACATTACCTAATGCATGCTGGACAGAAGCCATTTGAATGTTCAGTTTGTGGTAAAAATTTCAGACAGTCCCCACATTTGAAGAGACACCACCTTACTCACTTTAAAGAGAGATTAAAGCTGAGTTCCACTGAGCAACATCAAGGGAACATATTGTTTTCATTGAAACTGGATGCTGTCCCGTGA